CTGGTGGTGTCGGCGGCCGATGGCCCGATGCCGCAGACGCGCGAGCACATTCTGCTGGCGCGGCAGGTGGGTGTGCCCTACATCGTGGTGTACATGAACAAGGCGGACATGGTTGACGACAAGGAGCTGCTCGAGCTGGTGGAGCTGGAGGTTCGCGACCTGTTGTCGACGTATGAATTTCCTGGCGACAAGACGCCGATCATTATTGGGTCGGCGCTGAAGGCGCTGGAAGGGGACAAGAGCGAGATTGGTGCGCAGTCGATCGAGAAGCTGGTGGCGGCGCTCGATGAGTACATTCCGGAGCCTGTGCGTGCGGTGGACGGGCCGTTTCTGATGCCGATCGAGGATGTATTTTCGATATCCGGTCGAGGCACGGTGGTGACGGGTCGTGCCGAGCGCGGGAAGATCAAGGTGGGTGAGGAGATCGAGATTGTGGGGATTCGCCCGACGCAGAAGACGATCTGCACGGGGGTGGAGATGTTTCGCAAGCTGCTCGATGAGGGGCAGGCGGGCGACAACGTAGGGATTCTGCTGCGGGGCACGAAGCGTGAGGAAGTCGAGCGAGGCCAGGTGCTGGCGAAGCCCGGGTCGATCACGCCGCACACGCACTTTGAGGCGGAGGTGTACGTGCTGACGAAGGAAGAAGGGGGTCGCCACACGCCGTTCTTCAAGGGTTATCGGCCGCAGTTTTACTTCCGTACGACGGATGTGACCGGGGCGGTGGAGTTGCCCGAGGCGACCGAGATGGTGATGCCCGGTGACAACATCAAGATGAAGGTCAAACTGATCAACCCGATTGCGATGGAGAACGGCCTGCGCTTTGCCATCCGCGAGGGCGGCAGAACCGTCGGCGCCGGCGTCGTGGCCAAGATCATCGAGTAGGTTTTTTCAGACAACAGTTTTTGGTCAGGTAGCGCTTTGTGTGAGCCGCGATTGCGGTTGCGGCATGAATGAAGGTCACCTGCGGCACAGGCCAGTAGCTCAATTGGCAGAGCGTCGGTCTCCAAAACCGAAGGTTGGGGGTTCGAGACCCTCCTGGCCTGCCAACGCAGCAAACTGAACGGTAACAGGCGGGATGAACACTAAGGCAGAGCCGGGTCCCGGCACGCTGGACACAGTCAAGCTTTTTGTCGCTGCCTTGCTGATGCTTGGTGGGATCGTCGCGTATTACCTGTTCGCCGATGTTTCGGTCGTCGTCCGGGTATTGGCGATGTTCGGCGGGCTGGCGGCTGGCGTGGCGATCGCCTTTCAGAGTACGCAGGGCCGGCAGCTCTGGCAGTTCATTCAGGGATCACGCGTTGAACTGCGCAAGGTCGTATGGCCCACGCAGCAGGAGACGATGCAGACGACCATGATGGTCGTCGTTTTTGCGGTGCTGCTGGCGTTTTTCTTCTTTCTGGTGGATCTGCTCCTGCTCAAGCTGACGCAGTTCCTCACCGGGCAGGGAGGGTAGGGTATGGCCCTCAAGTGGTACGTCGTGCATGCCTATTCCAACTTCGAGAACAAGGTCAAGTCCTCTCTCGAGGAACGAATCAAGCTCAAAGGCCTGCAGGACAAATTCGGCAAGATCATGGTCCCGACGGAAGAAGTCGTTGAGATGCGGGAAGGCCACAAGCGTCGGAGCGAGCGCAAGTTCTTCCCCGGCTATGTTCTGGTGCAAATGGAGTTGGACGACGAAACCTGGCATCTGGTCAAGGAAGTCCCGAAAGTCCTCGGATTCATCGGGGGGTCGAGCGACAGGCCCGCTCCGATCACGGACCAGGAAGCCGACTTCATCCTGCACCGGGTGGAGGAAGGCGTCGACAAGCCGCGCCCGAAGGTGCTGTTCGAGCCCGGCGAGGTCGTGCGCGTGACCGATGGGCCGTTCAACGATTTCAGCGGCGTGGTCGAAAACGTGAATTACGAGAAGAACAAGCTTCGGGTTGCAGTGCAGATCCTCGGGCGGTCTACGCCGGTCGAGCTGGATTTCAGTCAGGTTGAGAAGAGTTGATGGCGCGTGGCCGATCGCGTTGACGCGGCAGGCTCGCACAGGGAACCGACATGGCGAAGAAAGTAGACAAGTACATCAAGCTGCAGGTTGCAGCCGGACAGGCGAATCCCAGTCCGCCGGTTGGCCCGGCGCTCGGTCAGGCGGGCGTCAATATCATGGAGTTCTGCAAGTCGTTCAACGCGCAGACCCAGGGCATGGAAGCGGGCACCCCGCTGCCAGTGGTAATCACTGTCTACAGTGACCGCAGTTTTACCTTTGTCACCAAGACCCCTCCCGCGAGCGTATTGCTGCGCAAGGCTGCGCGTGTCGAGAAAGGCAGTGGTGTGCCGAACAAGAACAAGGTCGGCAAGGTTACCCGGCAACAGGTCGAGGAAATAGCCAAGACCAAGATGCCGGACTTGACGGCAGCGGATCTAGATGCGGCGGTGCGCACCATCGCGGGCAGCGCACGCAGCATGGGTCTGGACGTGGAGGGCCTGTGAAATGACGTCGGTCACGAAACGAATGAAGCGTCACGGCGATCGCGTAAAGCGGACGGAACTGCATTCGCTTGACGAAGCGCTCTCGATCGTCAAGGAGATGGCGGGTTCGAAATTCCGCGAGTCAGTGGACGTGGCAATCAATCTGGGCATCGATGCATCCAAGTCGGATCAGGCGGTGCGTGGATCCACGGTGCTGCCGCACGGGACAGGCAAGAAGATTCGGGTGGCCGTATTTGCCCAGGGAGACAATGCGGCCAAGGCACAGGCTGCAGGTGCCGATGTCGTCGGTTTCGAGGATCTGGCCGAGCGCATGAAGGGCGGAGAACTCGATTTCGACACCGTCATTGCCACGCCGGATGCGATGCGCGTCGTCGGCCAGCTCGGGCGGGTTCTCGGTCCGCGGGGCCTGATGCCGAATCCCAAGGTGGGAACGGTGGCGACCGATGTCGAAAGCGCGGTACGCAATGCGAAATCGGGCCAGGTTCGATACCGGACCGACAAGGCCGGCATCGTGCATTGCCCGATCGGCAAAGCGGATTTCGAGATTCAGGCCCTGAAAGAGAACCTGCTGGCGTTGCTGAACGACATCCGGAAAGCACGACCTGCGCAGGCCAAGGGCCAGTATCTGAAACGTGTGACCGTATCGTCCACGATGGGACCTGGCGTTGGTGTCGACCAGGCCAGTATCGAGGTGGTGCAGTAAAGGAACACCACCCGTTTCCCGGGTGGAGCAGGATTTGCCGCTGGTCGGGAGCAGCGCCCGGCGGCGGGTAAGGTATGCGGCCACGCTGCTGTGGCCGTCGTCGAAGACCGCCGGCGTCGCAATTCCGTCAAAGCGGGTTGCGGCTTAATGGGCCAGGGGCCCGCCAGCGCAGACGGTGTATGCCGAGTCAGATCTTTCTGGCGAGGTCGCCGTCGGTAATTCCATCTCTGCAGGAGATGGCGCGACCATCGGCCCGATGATGGCCGACCGGACGCGACGGATGACTGTCAGGAGGAACTATGGGCTTGGGACTGGATGACAAGAAGGCGCTGGTGGCGGAGGTCAACGCAGTGGCCGCGACGGCGCAGTCGGCGGTGGCCGCGCATTACCGTGGCTTGAGCGTCTCGCAGATGACTTCCCTTCGTGCCAAGGCGCGCAAGGAAGGCGTCTACATGCGGGTCGTGAAAAACACGCTCGCGCGTAAGGCGGTGGAAGGCACGGACTTCGCGTGCCTGCGGGACTCGCTCAAGGGGCCGACTATTCTTGCTTTCTCGCGTGAGGAGCCGGGTGCGGCAGCGCGGGTTGTCAAGGAGTTTGCCAAGGACAACGAGACTCTCGTGGCGGTGGCCCTGGCCATCGGCGGCCAGCTGTACCCGGCGAGTGAGCTGAGCCGTGTAGCCAGCCTGCCGACGTTACAGGAGGCCCGATCGAAGCTGCTGGGACTGTTCCAGGCTCCGATGTCGCAGTTCGTCCGCACCCTTGCAGAGCCACCGGCCAAGTTCGCGCGCGTTCTGGCCGCCTTCCGCGACAAGCAGGGCGGCGCCTGAGCGCCCGATCCATAAACATCTGACTTTTTGCCTACATTTAGCCAGGAGAAAACCACATGTCCGTTTCACGTCAGGAAATCAAGGAAGCCCTCGGCAAGATGCCGGTGATGGAGCTCGTGAGTCTCATCAAGGAACTCGAAGAAGAATGGGGCGTCTCGGCGGCCGCGCCGGTGGCGGTGGCTGCAGTTGCCGGCGCCGGTGGCGGTGCTGCTGCGGCGGCTGAGGAGCAGACCGAGTTCAACGTGATCATGACGGCTTTCGGCGAGAACAAGGTCGGTGTGATCAAGGCGATCCGCACCATTACCGGTCTCGGCCTGAAAGAGGCCAAGGACCTCGTCGAGGGTGTGCCCTCGACCGTGAAGGAAGGCGTTTCCAAGGACGATGCTGCGAAGATCAAGAAGGATCTCGAGGAAGCCGGCGCGAAGGTCGAGATCAAGTAGTCCCTCGGGGCTGCGGACCGGTCGCGTTGCGCAATCCTTACATCAGTAGGCGGTCTTTGCCCGTCTGCACTGCCGGCGTTGCGGGGCGTGCATGCCCCGCGCCGGTGTCGAACCACCCTGCGGCGGTGTCGCAGGGCTGTCGGCTTTTTTAGAGGTGCTCTCAGATGGCGTACTCCTTCACCGAGAAAAAGCGAATCCGCAAGGATTTCGGAAAACGTCCCAGCATCCTGGAGGTTCCATACCTGCTGTCGATCCAGCTGGACTCGTATCGGCAGTTCCTCCAGGAGGGCGTCGATCCGGAAAACAGGCCGGATCTCGGGCTGCACGCTGCCTTCAAGAGCGTTTTTCCCATCGTGAGCTATTCCGGTGGTGCGGCGCTCGAGTACCTCAATTACCGACTGGGTGATCCGGTCTTCGACGTCAAGGAGTGTCAGCTCCGCGGCCTTACCTATGCGGCACCGCTGCGGGTAAAGGTGCGCCTGGTCATTTTCGATCGTGAGGCGGCCGGCGGGAAGAAAGCAGTCAAGGAGGTGCGCGAGCAGGAGGTCTATCTCGGTGAAATGCCGCTGATGACCGACCACGGCACCTTCGTGATCAATGGCACGGAGCGCGTGATCGTCTCGCAGCTGCATCGTTCGCCAGGAGTCTTCTTCGATCACGACAAGGGCAAGACGCACTCCTCCGGAAAGCTGCTGTTTTCCGCGCGGGTCATTCCGTACCGCGGTTCCTGGCTGGATTTCGAGTTCGATCCCAAGGATGCTGTGTTCGCCCGTATTGATCGCCGGCGAAAGCTGCCGGTCAGCATCATCCTGCGCGCGCTCGGGATGACGAACCAGGAGATGCTCGATGTCTTCTTCGAGAAGGTTGATTTCCACCTCGCGAAGAAAGAAATCAAGATGGAGCTCGTTCCTCAGCGTCTTCGCGGTGAAACGGCCGCATTCGACGTCAAGGCCGGCACCCGGGTCATTGTCGAGGAAGGCAAGCGGATCACTGCCCGCCATGTGATGGAGCTGCAGAAGGCCGGCGTCCGCAATGTCGTCGTGCCGGTCGAGTACCTGCACGGCAAGATTCTTGCTCATGACGTCGCCGACAAGTCGACCGGTGAGCTTCTGGCCCGCTCGAACGATGAACTGACCAGCGACCTGCTGCAGCGATTGATCGACAAGGGCATTGATCACGTGCAGACGTTGTTCGTCAATGACCTCGACCATGGGCCATATATTTCGAACACGCTGCGGATCGACGCGACGACCAATCGGCTGGAAGCCCTGGTCGAGATCTACCGGATGATGCGCCCGGGCGAGCCGCCGACGAAGGACGCGGCTGAGAATCTCTTTGCGAACCTGTTTTTCAACATGGAGCGCTACGACCTTTCGCCCGTTGGTCGCATGAAGTTCAACCGGCGGGTCGGGCGAAAGGAAATCACCGGATCGGGCGTTCTCAGTCGCGAAGACATCATCGACGTCCTCAAGGTGCTGATGGAGATACGTAACGGGCGCGGTCAGGTTGATGATATCGATCACCTGGGTAATCGCCGCGTGCGCTGCGTGGGCGAGATGGCAGAGAACGCGTTTCGCGTCGGGCTCGTGCGTGTCGAGCGCGCGGTGAAAGAGCGCCTCACCCTGGCGGAGGCCGAGGGGTTGATGCCGCAGGAACTCATCAACGCCAAGCCGGTCGCGGCGGCCGTCAAGGAGTTCTTCGGCTCCAGTCAGTTGTCGCAGTTCATGGATCAGAACAACCCGCTGTCCGAGGTCACGCACAAGCGGCGGGTCTCGGCGCTCGGGCCGGGCGGCCTGACGCGGGAGCGTGCCGGGTTCGAAGTGCGCGACGTGCATCCGACGCACTACGGCCGTGTGTGCCCCATCGAGACACCGGAAGGTCCGAATATCGGACTGATCAACTCGCTGTCCGTCTATGCGCGGACCAACGAGTACGGCTTCCTGGAGACGCCATATCGTCTCGTGAAAGGCGGGCGGGTTACCGAAGAGATCCAGTATCTGTCCGCAATCGAGGAGGGCCAGTACGTCATCGCCCAGGCGAACGCGCAACTGAGCCCGAAAGGCGAGTTCATTGACGAGCTGGTGTCAGTGCGCCACCAGAATGAATTCACCATCATGCCGCGGGAGCAGATCCAGCTCATGGACATTTCCCCGCGGCAGATCGTGTCCGTCGCGGCTGCGCTGATTCCATTCCTGGAACACGATGATGCCAATCGCGCGCTCATGGGCTCGAACATGCAGCGCCAGGCCGTGCCGACGCTCAAGTCCGAAACACCACTGGTGGGCACCGGCATGGAGCGTCCGGTCGCCATCGACTCCGGCGTGACCGTGGTCGCAAAGCGCGGCGGGACCGTGGATTCGGTGGACGCGTCCCGAATCGTGGTTCGCGTCAGTGACGAGGAAACCCGCGCAGGCGAGCCGGGCGTCGATATCTACAACCTGACCAAGTACACGCGTTCAAACCAGAACACGTGCATCAATCAGCGACCGCTGGTGAACGCGGGTGACGTGATTGCGCGCGGCGACGTGCTCGCCGATGGTGCTTCGACCAGTCTTGGAGAGCTTGCTCTCGGGCAGAACCTCCTCGTCGCGTTCATGCCCTGGAATGGTTACAACTTCGAGGACTCCATCCTGATCTCGGAGCGCCTGGTGGAGGAGGACCGCTTTACGACGATCCACATCGAGGAGCTGTCCTGCGTGGCGCGTGATACGAAACTCGGCCCGGAGGAGATCACGGCCGATATCCCCAACGTCGGCGAGGCAGCGCTCGCGAAACTCGACGAAGCAGGAATCGCCTTCATCGGCGCCGAGGTCCGCGCAGGCGACATCCTCGTCGGCAAGGTAACGCCCAAAGGCGAGACCCAGCTGACCCCCGAGGAGAAGCTGTTGCGCGCCATCTTCGGCGAGAAGGCGTCGGACGTGAAGGACACCTCGTTGCGTGTGCCGCCCGGCATGGACGGCACCGTAATCGACGTGCGCGTGTTCACGCGCGATGGCGTCGAGAAAGACAGCCGGGCGCTCGCCATCGAGTCGAGCGAGCTGGAGTCGGTCCGCAAGGATCTCGATGACCAGCAGCGGATACTGGAAAACGACATCTTCCAGCGCGTAGACCGTCTGCTGGTCGGCAAGCAGGCTGAGGGCGGGCCGAGCAAGCTGGAGGCAGGGAGCCGCATCACGCGGGCGTACCTTGACGAGGTGCCGCGCGAGAAGTGGTTCGACATCCGCCTCCGTAACGACGAAGCCAACATCCAGCTCGAGCAGGCGGCGATCCGGTTGCGCGAGCAACGCGATCAGTTCGAGCGGCGCTTTGAGGAAAAGAAGCGAAAGATCACCGCAGGCGACGATTTGCCGCCCGGTGTTCTGAAGATGGTCAAGGTCTACCTCGCGGTAAAGCGTCGCATCCAGCCGGGCGACAAGATGGCAGGGCGCCATGGCAACAAGGGCGTCATATCGACCATTGTCCCCGTCGAAGATATGCCGTATCTGGCGGACGGCACGCCGGTCGACATCGTGCTCAACCCGCTCGGTGTGCCATCGAGAATGAACGTCGGCCAGGTGCTGGAAACTCACCTCGGCTGGGCGGCGAAAGGCCTCGGACGGCGTATCGGGGAAATGCTCGAGCTGAACGCCGAGGGCTCGAGGATCCGGGCCTTCCTGGAGGAGATCTACAACAAGACCGGCGGGCAGAAGGCGGACATCCAGAGTCTGTCGGATACCGAGGTGCTGGAACTTGCCGGCAACCTTCGTGGCGGCGTGCCGATGGCAACGCCCGTGTTCGACGGTGCTACGGAGCCCGAGATCAAGCATCTGCTCGAGCTTGCAGGGCTCCCGCTGACCGGGCAGGCCACGCTGGTCGACGGCCGGACCGGAGAGGCGTTCGACCGGCCGATTACCGTCGGATACATGTACATGATGAAGCTCAATCATCTGGTCGATGACAAGATGCATGCGCGGTCGACCGGGCCCTACAGCCTGGTTACTCAGCAACCGCTTGGCGGCAAGGCGCAGTTCGGCGGTCAGCGGTTCGGTGAGATGGAAGTCTGGGCGCTCGAGGCTTACGGCGCGTCCTATACGCTCCAGGAGATGCTGACGGTCAAGTCCGACGACGTTCAGGGTCGCACCAAGATGTACAAAAACATCGTCGATGGCACTCACGAGATGGATGCCGGGATGCCGGAGTCCTTCAACGTGCTTGTGAAAGAGGTGCGCTCGCTGGCCATAAACGTCGAACTCGAGCAGAACTGAGACCCCACGGACAGGTGCCCCCATGAAGGATTTACTTAAGCTTTTCAAGCAGCAGAGCACGGTCGAGGACTTCGACGCGATCCGCATCGGGCTGGCCTCGCCGGACATGATCCGGTCCTGGTCCTTCGGTGAGGTGAAAAAGCCTGAAACCATCAATTACCGGACCTTCAAGCCCGAACGTGATGGGCTGTTCTGCGCCAAGATCTTCGGGCCCATCAAGGACTACGAGTGTCTTTGCGGCAAGTACAAGCGGCTGAAGCATCGCGGCGTCGTCTGCGAGAAGTGCGGCGTCGAGGTGACTCAGACCAAGGTCCGCCGCGAACGGATGGGTCATATCGAGCTGGCGAGCCCCGTCGCGCACATCTGGTTTCTGAAATCGTTGCCGTCACGAATCGGCCTCATGCTGGACATGACTCTGCGCGAGATAGAGCGGATCCTCTATTTCGAGGCGTTTGTCGTTGTCGAGCCAGGCATGACGCCGCTCGAACGCGGGCAGTTGCTGACCGACGAGCAGTATCTCGAGGCGATCGAATCTCATGGCGATGAGTTCGACGCCCGCATGGGCGCGGAAGCGATCCACCAGATGTTGCGCACGCTCGACTTGCAGAAAGAGATGGTCAGAGTGCGCGAGGACATCGACGGCACGACCTCGGAGGCCAAGATCAAGCGGCTCTCCAAGCGCTTGAAGCTGATCGAGGCGTTCATCGAGTCCGGTAATCACCCGGAATGGATGGTGATGACGGTACTGCCGGTGTTGCCACCGGACCTGCGCCCGCTGGTGCCACTCGATGGCGGTCGATTCGCGACATCGGATCTCAACGATCTGTATCGCCGCGTGATCAATCGCAACAACCGGCTGCGCCGCCTGCTCGAGCTGAACGCGCCGGACATCATTGTCCGGAACGAGAAGCGCATGCTGCAGGAAGCGGTCGACGCGCTGCTGGACAACGGCCGGCGTGGACGGGCCATTACCGGCACCAATCGCCGCCCGCTGAAATCGCTTGCGGACATGATCAAAGGCAAGCAGGGCCGCTTCCGGCAGAACCTGCTCGGCAAGCGGGTCGATTACTCGGGCCGGTCGGTGATCGTCGTTGGACCGACGCTCAAGCTGCACCAGTGCGGGTTGCCTAAGAAGATGGCGCTCGAGCTGTTCAAGCCCTTTATTTTCGCGAAGCTGCAGCTCAGGGGCGAGGCCACCACCATCAAGGCGGCAAAGCGGCTGGTCGAGCGCGAAGGGCCGGAGGTCTGGGACATCCTCGAAGAAGTCATCCGCGAGCATCCGGTGCTCCTGAACCGGGCGCCAACGCTGCATCGATTGGGCATCCAGGCATTCGAGCCGGTGCTGATTGAAGGCAAGGCGATCCAGCTCCATCCGCTGGTCTGCACGGCGTTCAACGCCGACTTCGACGGTGATCAGATGGCGGTCCACGTGCCCCTCTCGCTGGAGGCGCAGCTCGAGGCGCGGGCGCTGATGATGTCCACCAACAACATTCTGTCGCCGGCCAATGGTGATCCCATCATCGTGCCGTCGCAGGATGTCGTGCTCGGCCTGTACTACATGACGCGTGATCGCGTCGATGCACCTGGCGACGGGATGATCTTTTCGGATGTCCAGGAAGTCCACCGGGCGTATGAAAGCCGCCTGGTCGATTTGCACGCACGGATCCGCGCTCGAATCACGGATAGCGAAATCGGCGAAGACGGCGTCATCAAGGCCCGTACCCGTCTGGTAGAGACCACGGTTGGGCGAGCGCTGCTCTCCGACATTCTGCCCGAGGGCATGAGCTTTGAGCTGATCAACCGGAACATGGACAAGAAGTCCATCTCCGCCTGCATAAACCAGTGCTACCGGCAGGTGGGGCTGAAGAAGACGGTCGTGTTTGCCGACCGGCTCATGTACACCGGTTTCTACTACGCCACTCGTGCCGGAATCTCGATCGGCGTCAATGACATGTACGTTCCAGAGGAGAAAAACCGGATCCTCGAGGCGGCCGACAAGGAGGTCAAGGAGATTCAGGAACAGTTTGCCGGCGGTCTTGTCACCAATGGCGAGCGTTACAACCGCGTCGTCGATATCTGGTCCCGCACCAATGACCTGGTGGCGAAGGCCATGATGGAGAAACTCGGCAAGGAGGAAGTTGTTTCGGCGACGGGCGAAAAGCTGCACCAGCCATCATTCAACTCCATATTCATGATGGCCGATTCGGGTGCGCGCGGTTCCGCTGCCCAGATCCGCCAGCTCGCGGGAATGCGCGGCCTCATGGCGAAGCCTGATGGCTCGATCATCGAAACGCCGATTACGGCGAATTTTCGCGAGGGCCTAGACGTCCTGCAGTACTTCATTTCGACTCACGGTGCCCGCAAGGGGCTCGCCGATACTGCGCTGAAGACCGCGAACTCAGGTTACCTGACCCGCCGACTCGTCGATGTGGCCCAGGATCTCGTCGTGACGGAAGTCGACTGCGGCACCCTCGCCGGTCTGCTGATGACCCCGCTGGTTGAAGGGGGTGATGTGGTCGAGCCCTTGCGCGAGCGGGTGCTCGGACGCGTGCTTGCCGAAGCGGTCACGCAGCCCGGTGACGGGACTCTGTTGCTGGAGGCCG
This genomic interval from Gammaproteobacteria bacterium contains the following:
- the tuf gene encoding elongation factor Tu, coding for MSKAKFERTKPHVNVGTIGHVDHGKTTLTSALTKVMGEKFGGEYRAYDQIDAAPEEKARGITIATAHVEYESPKRHYAHVDCPGHADYIKNMITGAAQMDGAILVVSAADGPMPQTREHILLARQVGVPYIVVYMNKADMVDDKELLELVELEVRDLLSTYEFPGDKTPIIIGSALKALEGDKSEIGAQSIEKLVAALDEYIPEPVRAVDGPFLMPIEDVFSISGRGTVVTGRAERGKIKVGEEIEIVGIRPTQKTICTGVEMFRKLLDEGQAGDNVGILLRGTKREEVERGQVLAKPGSITPHTHFEAEVYVLTKEEGGRHTPFFKGYRPQFYFRTTDVTGAVELPEATEMVMPGDNIKMKVKLINPIAMENGLRFAIREGGRTVGAGVVAKIIE
- the secE gene encoding preprotein translocase subunit SecE encodes the protein MNTKAEPGPGTLDTVKLFVAALLMLGGIVAYYLFADVSVVVRVLAMFGGLAAGVAIAFQSTQGRQLWQFIQGSRVELRKVVWPTQQETMQTTMMVVVFAVLLAFFFFLVDLLLLKLTQFLTGQGG
- the nusG gene encoding transcription termination/antitermination protein NusG — translated: MALKWYVVHAYSNFENKVKSSLEERIKLKGLQDKFGKIMVPTEEVVEMREGHKRRSERKFFPGYVLVQMELDDETWHLVKEVPKVLGFIGGSSDRPAPITDQEADFILHRVEEGVDKPRPKVLFEPGEVVRVTDGPFNDFSGVVENVNYEKNKLRVAVQILGRSTPVELDFSQVEKS
- the rplK gene encoding 50S ribosomal protein L11; amino-acid sequence: MAKKVDKYIKLQVAAGQANPSPPVGPALGQAGVNIMEFCKSFNAQTQGMEAGTPLPVVITVYSDRSFTFVTKTPPASVLLRKAARVEKGSGVPNKNKVGKVTRQQVEEIAKTKMPDLTAADLDAAVRTIAGSARSMGLDVEGL
- the rplA gene encoding 50S ribosomal protein L1; amino-acid sequence: MTSVTKRMKRHGDRVKRTELHSLDEALSIVKEMAGSKFRESVDVAINLGIDASKSDQAVRGSTVLPHGTGKKIRVAVFAQGDNAAKAQAAGADVVGFEDLAERMKGGELDFDTVIATPDAMRVVGQLGRVLGPRGLMPNPKVGTVATDVESAVRNAKSGQVRYRTDKAGIVHCPIGKADFEIQALKENLLALLNDIRKARPAQAKGQYLKRVTVSSTMGPGVGVDQASIEVVQ
- the rplJ gene encoding 50S ribosomal protein L10, with amino-acid sequence MGLGLDDKKALVAEVNAVAATAQSAVAAHYRGLSVSQMTSLRAKARKEGVYMRVVKNTLARKAVEGTDFACLRDSLKGPTILAFSREEPGAAARVVKEFAKDNETLVAVALAIGGQLYPASELSRVASLPTLQEARSKLLGLFQAPMSQFVRTLAEPPAKFARVLAAFRDKQGGA
- the rplL gene encoding 50S ribosomal protein L7/L12, producing MSVSRQEIKEALGKMPVMELVSLIKELEEEWGVSAAAPVAVAAVAGAGGGAAAAAEEQTEFNVIMTAFGENKVGVIKAIRTITGLGLKEAKDLVEGVPSTVKEGVSKDDAAKIKKDLEEAGAKVEIK
- the rpoB gene encoding DNA-directed RNA polymerase subunit beta encodes the protein MAYSFTEKKRIRKDFGKRPSILEVPYLLSIQLDSYRQFLQEGVDPENRPDLGLHAAFKSVFPIVSYSGGAALEYLNYRLGDPVFDVKECQLRGLTYAAPLRVKVRLVIFDREAAGGKKAVKEVREQEVYLGEMPLMTDHGTFVINGTERVIVSQLHRSPGVFFDHDKGKTHSSGKLLFSARVIPYRGSWLDFEFDPKDAVFARIDRRRKLPVSIILRALGMTNQEMLDVFFEKVDFHLAKKEIKMELVPQRLRGETAAFDVKAGTRVIVEEGKRITARHVMELQKAGVRNVVVPVEYLHGKILAHDVADKSTGELLARSNDELTSDLLQRLIDKGIDHVQTLFVNDLDHGPYISNTLRIDATTNRLEALVEIYRMMRPGEPPTKDAAENLFANLFFNMERYDLSPVGRMKFNRRVGRKEITGSGVLSREDIIDVLKVLMEIRNGRGQVDDIDHLGNRRVRCVGEMAENAFRVGLVRVERAVKERLTLAEAEGLMPQELINAKPVAAAVKEFFGSSQLSQFMDQNNPLSEVTHKRRVSALGPGGLTRERAGFEVRDVHPTHYGRVCPIETPEGPNIGLINSLSVYARTNEYGFLETPYRLVKGGRVTEEIQYLSAIEEGQYVIAQANAQLSPKGEFIDELVSVRHQNEFTIMPREQIQLMDISPRQIVSVAAALIPFLEHDDANRALMGSNMQRQAVPTLKSETPLVGTGMERPVAIDSGVTVVAKRGGTVDSVDASRIVVRVSDEETRAGEPGVDIYNLTKYTRSNQNTCINQRPLVNAGDVIARGDVLADGASTSLGELALGQNLLVAFMPWNGYNFEDSILISERLVEEDRFTTIHIEELSCVARDTKLGPEEITADIPNVGEAALAKLDEAGIAFIGAEVRAGDILVGKVTPKGETQLTPEEKLLRAIFGEKASDVKDTSLRVPPGMDGTVIDVRVFTRDGVEKDSRALAIESSELESVRKDLDDQQRILENDIFQRVDRLLVGKQAEGGPSKLEAGSRITRAYLDEVPREKWFDIRLRNDEANIQLEQAAIRLREQRDQFERRFEEKKRKITAGDDLPPGVLKMVKVYLAVKRRIQPGDKMAGRHGNKGVISTIVPVEDMPYLADGTPVDIVLNPLGVPSRMNVGQVLETHLGWAAKGLGRRIGEMLELNAEGSRIRAFLEEIYNKTGGQKADIQSLSDTEVLELAGNLRGGVPMATPVFDGATEPEIKHLLELAGLPLTGQATLVDGRTGEAFDRPITVGYMYMMKLNHLVDDKMHARSTGPYSLVTQQPLGGKAQFGGQRFGEMEVWALEAYGASYTLQEMLTVKSDDVQGRTKMYKNIVDGTHEMDAGMPESFNVLVKEVRSLAINVELEQN